Proteins encoded in a region of the Thunnus thynnus chromosome 8, fThuThy2.1, whole genome shotgun sequence genome:
- the haus5 gene encoding HAUS augmin-like complex subunit 5, which yields MADRNLVQELKRWATEEFTLPPDTLPNDSYFKTLCVGTGKSIWKYVIQHVFQQRNVRIMRGNLQWYKVLQDKELKQTEGQSEAAKQSELQRKIEQLRAEISHLDSQISETEEQLATQEQSISCTWTKVEDSQRRKLLLQAFRQRCISDRKVLSDDTQEISGHCQALEQMVRKAEMEVLFENQSSSSSSSDGDNSKAAAEAQVLREVRELCYDRVQFYQSLQESELKTGDSTATRMTREQRTAVFHYWLSAVENLLGGYPPNHVLSALQYLASREQKELEEKLSALDVTRDVTALQFRYESNHLLDISGEEDNELPPVQTLLQAAWQEVEQSLVDLAQTRSRVQQLRNQLQARRKEAEHEVSGFADELQSDTMALSVLELELQCVMQAAVRDHIRDQCVQLDQHARSRQEALRNLQNQWQRILDFRQLVVLRQDQIRGLIKGNSTTKTELIRLHRELQEFLQGKLVPQFEDVTTAANSLRNSISKEARQLGTVSLQALDRRTVEGTQRIPASWLSINRLQSPTFSSMCQSVAFPLYKAPEELCSQARSQQLELRFLRQLLQLHSATLQKTQKEAELLHASDQKALLSRVIEEDQKLLKSLVPRVRGFTQRCVQGLSYADQAKTAISYWWDRPAQHVLPEVSKGGLTFQEWLQRWKLAAKAS from the exons ATGGCGGACAGAAATCTTGTGCAGGAATTGAAACGATGGGCGACAGAGGAGTTCACTCTTCCCCCAGACACCCTGCCAAATGACAGCTATTTCAAAAC gCTGTGCGTTGGGACAGGAAAGTCAATATGGAAATATGTCATACAACACGTTTTTCAACAGAG GAACGTGAGGATCATGCGTGGCAATCTTCAGTG GTACAAAGTGCTTCAAGACAAAGAG TTGAAGCAGACCGAGGGCCAGAGTGAGGCTGCTAAGCAGAGCGAGCTTCAGAGGAAGATAGAGCAGCTCAGAGCTGAGATCAGTCACCTGGACTCTCAGATCAGCGAAACAGAGGAACAGTTGGCCACTCAAG AGCAGTCTATCAGCTGCACCTGGACCAAGGTGGAGGACAGTCAGCGCAGAAAGCTGCTCCTACAGGCCTTCAGGCAGCGCTGCATCTCGGATCGCAAGGTGCTCTCTGATGATACACAAGAGATCAGTGGGCACTGCCAGGCACTGGAGCAGATGGTCAG GAAAGCAGAGATGGAAGTGCTGTTTGAGAATCAgtcttccagcagcagcagcagcgatgGTGACAACTCTAAAGCTGCAGCAGAGGCACAGGTCCTG CGTGAAGTGAGAGAGCTGTGTTACGACAGGGTCCAGTTCTATCAGTCTTTACAAGagagtgaactgaaaacaggaGACTCTACAGCCACACG TATGACTCGTGAACAGAGGACTGCAGTGTTTCATTACTGGTTGAGTGCTGTGGAG AACCTGTTGGGTGGTTATCCTCCAAACCATGTCCTCTCAGCACTGCAATATTTAGCTTCCAGAGAACAGAAGGAACTGGAGGAGAAGCTCTCCGCTCTAGATGTGACACGGGATGTAACAGCTCTACA GTTCCGCTATGAAAGCAATCACCTACTGGACATCTCAGGAGAAGAGGATAACGAGTTGCCACCTGTTCAGACTCTTTTACAG GCTGCGTGGCAGGAGGTGGAGCAGAGTTTAGTTGACTTAGCTCAGACTCGCTCCAGAGTCCAGCAGCTCCGAAACCAGCTGCAGGCCCGCAGGAAGGAGGCTGAGCATGAAGTGTCTGGTTTTGCAGATGAGCTCCAAAGTGACACCATGGCACT GTCAGTTCTAGAGCTGGAGCTCCAGTGTGTGATGCAGGCTGCAGTAAGGGATCATATTCGAGACCAGTGTGTTCAGCTTGACCAGCATGCCAGAAGCCGACAGGAGGCGCTCAGAAACCTCCAAAACCAGTGGCAGAGGATTCTGGACTTCAGACAActagtg GTTCTCAGACAGGATCAGATCAGAGGTCTGATTAAGGGGAACTCCACAACCAAGACAGAACTGATCCGCCTGCACAGAGAG TTACAGGAATTCCTTCAGGGCAAGCTGGTACCACAGTTTGAGGATGTCACCACAGCCGCCAACAGTCTCAGGAACTCCATTTCAAAGGAGGCCAGACAGTTGGGAACGGTTTCGCTTCAGGCTCTGGACCGCAGGACTGTTGAAGG AACACAAAGGATCCCTGCGTCGTGGTTGTCTATCAATCGCTTGCAGTCCCCGACCTTCAGCAGCATGTGTCAGAGTGTCGCGTTCCCACTGTACAAG GCTCCGGAGGAGTTGTGTTCCCAGGCTCGATCCCAACAGCTCGAGTTGCGTTTTCTTCGCCAGTTACTGCAGCTCCACTCTGCTACtctgcagaaaacacagaaagaagcAGAGCTGCTGCATGCATCTGATCAAAAAG CCCTGCTGTCCAGAGTCATCGAGGAGGATCAGAAGCTCCTGAAGTCTCTGGTACCAAGAGTCAGAGGCTTCACCCAACGTTGTGTGCAAGGCCTTTCTTACGCGGACCAGGCCAAAACTGCCATCTCTTACTG GTGGGATCGACCAGCGCAGCATGTCCTACCTGAGGTCAGTAAAGGAGGACTGACTTTTCAAGAGTGGCTACAACGATGGAAACTAGCTGCCAAAGCCTCCTAG
- the sin3b gene encoding paired amphipathic helix protein Sin3b, with translation MAKIQAHSTAKQINQIQDKPYVITQKQVQQQHFQKLKVEDALSYLDQVKIRFANDPGIYNKFLDIMKEFKSQSIDTPGVINRVSQLFHGHPDLVLGFNAFLPPGYRIEVPKNGVAFLQSPFSTQVSPTQQGKSVTSSTVTATSGSASASSIEAGPAQTSEVKATSAESLSSSTPVGPPEPPSRLSLPLTSRESQNQATTSSVSPPASETSPVEFDSAISYVNKIKNRFLDHPEIYRAFLEILHTYQKEQLEVKESRGNRGSSGMTEDEVFSKVASLFKGQEDLLAEFGQFLPDAKRSLFTGSSLTGGKEQLKRPEEEDTITKQNKKRPRPILLQHMSPLLKKKMKYSCTKDQSFASVGKHGVLREFSFFDKVRRLFKSQEVYENFLRCIALFNQEVVSGAELLQLVTPFLGKFPELYTQFKSFLGDKELSHAVSGLSDRYMEGGGGREVDYASCKRLGSSYRALPKTYQQPKCSGRTALCKEVLNDTWVSFPSWSEDSTFVSSKKTPYEEQLHRCEDERFELDVVLETNLATIRVLESVQKKLSRLSPEDQDRFRLDDCLGGTSEVIQRRAVYRIYGDKAPEIIEGLKRSPATAVPVVLKRLKAKEEEWREAQQGFNKIWREQYEKAYLKSLDHQGVNFKQNDMKALRSKSLLNEIESVYDERQEQSTEEGGVGQQGRNGSGSASSSEPHMVFTYEDKQILEDAASLIIYHVKRQPTIHKDDKDHIKRIIQHFVPDLFFSRRGELSDTEDWTDEEAEPEEGGERGGGGVPAAAPGGGSGNPNNASGAAASTGSQSQPQTAQSQSQNQSQPQQQLNGESRRRRCSPSQPVDTEASTTSSSMSQPAATSGSNPGSTPMETSSGAAGEKVDLRDPEAEHQKELDGVYNLFFVNNNWYFFLRLHQTLCSRLLRVYRQAERQLLEHRAEQSRERLLMAEGRREKACDLAMELRLKQPSEVELEEYYPAFLDMVRSLLDGNLDSTQYEDTLREMFTIHAYIGFTIDKVIHNIIRQLQHLVSDEVCLQVVDLYLAERKRGAAGGNLSSQCVRAAWETSYQWKAERVMAEENCFKVMFIQNKGDVTMTIELLDTEEAQADDPLDVQCLSSYMEQFVGTESSLCSQAEGYFFKPVFLPRNLRRFRRWQVQQVEAMRCRREWHRQLGVENAGSLDCRFKLNTHKMVFVMNSEDYMYRRGALVKARKSQHRVAVNQHERFDKWHQGWLANHVTASAERSVQNWLMGEEEEDMIPCKTTCLSTEVKGQTVNRYQVHYSGSKAPASP, from the exons ATGGCGAAGATTCAGGCACACAGCACCGCGAAGCAAATAAACCAAATTCAAGACAAGCCTTACGTTATAACACAAAAGcaagtgcagcagcagcacttccAGAAGCTGAAG GTTGAAGATGCCTTGTCATATCTGGACCAAGTCAAAATCCGTTTTGCAAACGATCCTGGCATATACAACAAGTTTCTTGACATCATGAAAGAGTTCAAGTCGCAGAG CATTGACACACCGGGTGTGATAAACCGTGTGTCACAACTCTTCCATGGACACCCGGACCTAGTCTTAGGCTTCAACGCCTTCCTACCACCGGGGTATCGGATAGAAGTCCCCAAGAATGGAGTGGCGTTCCTCCAGTCTCCATTCTCAACACAG GTTTCCCCCACCCAACAGGGGAAGAGTGTCACCAGCTCCACAGTGACCGCCACCTCAGGTAGTGCCTCTGCCTCCAGCATCGAAGCCGGACCTGCCCAGACCAGTGAAGTCAAGGCGACGTCAGCAGAGTCCCTATCCTCGTCAACTCCAGTAGGACCTCCAGAGCCTCCCAGCAGACTTTCCCTTCCCTTGACGAGCAGAGAGAGCCAGAATCAGGCAACCACCTCGTCCGTGTCCCCACCTGCCTCAGAGACAAGTCCCGTAGAGTTTGACAGTGCCATCAGCTATGTGAATAAGATCAAAAACCGTTTCCTGGACCACCCAGAGATCTACAGAGCCTTCTTAGAGATTCTTCATACATATCAG AAGGAGCAACTGGAGGTGAAGGAGAGCCGTGGCAATCGAGGCAGCAGTGGGATGACGGAAGATGAGGTGTTTTCTAAGGTTGCCAGTCTCTTCAAGGGACAAGAAGACCTGCTGGCTGAGTTTGGACAATTCTTGCCCGACGCCAAGAGATCACTG TTCACAGGGAGCTCGCTGACAGGAGGGaaagagcagctgaaaaggCCGGAGGAAGAGGACACGATaaccaaacagaacaaaaagagaCCCAGACCCATACTACTGCAGCACATGTCTCCACTACTCAAG aaaaaaatgaagtattCGTGTACCAAAGATCAGTCCTTTGCTTCAGTTGGCAAACATGGAGTCTTACGGGAATTCTCCTTCTTCGATAAG GTTCGCCGCCTGTTTAAAAGCCAGGAAGTGTACGAGAACTTCCTGCGCTGCATCGCCTTGTTTAACCAGGAAGTAGTTTCGGGAGCTGAACTGCTACAACTAGTCACTCCTTTCCTGGG GAAGTTTCCTGAACTGTACACACAGTTCAAGTCATTTCTGGGGGACAAAGAGCTCTCTCATGCTGTGTCAGGGCTGTCGGATCGCTACatggaggggggagggggcagGGAGGTGGATTATGCCTCCTGCAAGCGCCTGGGGTCCAGCTACAGAGCACTGCCCAAGACCTACCAGCAGCCTAAATGCAGTGGGCGCACTGCCCTATGCAAAGAG gtactGAACGACACCTGGGTGTCATTCCCCTCTTGGTCAGAGGACTCCACCTTCGTCAGTTCAAAGAAGACTCCTTATGAGGAGCAGTTGCATCGCTGCGAGGATGAAAGATTTGAG CTGGACGTGGTTCTGGAGACGAACTTGGCCACCATCAGGGTGCTAGAGAGCGTCCAGAAGAAGCTGTCCCGCCTTTCACCCGAAGACCAGGACCGATTCAGATTAGATGACTGCCTGGGCGGCACCTCTGAGGTCATCCAGCGTCGTGCTGTTTATCGGATCTATGGTGACAAGGCCCCTGAGATCATTGAGGGATTGAAGAGGAGTCCTGCTACCGCTGTGCCTGTGGTGCTCAAGAG GTTGAAAGCCAAGGAAGAGGAGTGGAGAGAGGCCCAGCAGGGTTTCAATAAGATATGGAGGGAGCAATATGAGAAGGCTTACCTGAAGTCCCTCGACCACCAAGGAGTCAACTTCAAACAGAATGACATGAAGGCCCTGCGGTCAAAGAGTCTTCTCAACGAGATTGAAAGCGTCTATGATGAG CGTCAGGAACAGAGCACAGAAGAGGGCGGCGTTGGTCAGCAGGGTCGCAACGGCTCTGGCTCAGCCTCGTCCAGCGAGCCTCACATGGTGTTTACATATGAGGACAAACAGATCCTGGAGGACGCCGCCTCGCTCATCATCTACCACGTCAAGCGTCAGCCCACCATCCACAAAGACGACAAGGACCACATCAAGCGCATCATCCAGCACTTTGTCCCCGACCTGTTCTTCTCCCGTCGCGGCGAGCTCAGCGACACAGAAGACTGGACGGATGAGGAGGCTGAGCctgaagaaggaggagagagaggaggaggtggagtgCCGGCGGCAGCACCGGGAGGAGGAAGTGGTAATCCTAATAATGCGTCGGGAGCGGCAGCATCCACAGGTAGTCAGTCTCAACCTCAAACTGCCCAGTCACAGTCCCAGAACCAGTCCCAACCCCAGCAGCAGCTGAACGGCGAGTCCAGACGGAGGCGCTGCAGCCCATCCCAACCCGTGGACACCGAGGCGTCCACCACCTCCAGTAGCATGAGCCAGCCCGCAGCGACCAGCGGATCCAACCCTGGATCTACACCCATGGAGACGAGTTCAGGTGCAGCCGGGGAGAAGGTGGACCTGCGCGACCCTGAAGCGGAGCACCAGAAGGAGCTGGACGGCGTCTACAACCTTTTCTTCGTCAACAACAACTGGTATTTCTTCTTGCGGCTGCACCAGACTCTGTGTTCGAGGCTGCTGCGGGTTTACCGGCAGGCGGAGCGGCAGCTGCTGGAGCACCGagctgagcagagcagagagaggctGCTAATGgcggagggaaggagggaaaaagCATGTGACCTCGCCATGGAGCTCCGCCTCAAACAGCCCA GTGAGGTGGAGTTGGAGGAGTACTACCCAGCCTTCCTGGATATGGTGCGCAGCCTGCTGGACGGCAATCTGGACTCAACACAGTACGAAGACACGCTGAGAGAGATGTTCACCATTCACGCCTACATTGGTTTCACCATCGACAAGGTCATTCATAACATCATTCGGCAG CTGCAGCACCTAGTGAGCGAcgaggtgtgtctgcaggtggtTGATCTTTACTTGgcggagaggaagaggggggcaGCAGGGGGGAACCTCTCCTCGCAGTGCGTCCGAGCAGCTTGGGAAACCAGCTACCAGTGGAAAGCTGAGAGAGTCATGGCTGAAGAGAACTGCTTCAAG GTGATGTTTATTCAGAACAAGGGTGATGTGACAATGACCATCGAGCTGCTGGACACTGAGGAGGCCCAGGCTGACGACCCGTTAGATGTACAG TGTTTGTCAAGCTACATGGAGCAGTTTGTAGGAACGGAGTCCAGTCTGTGTTCTCAAGCAGAGGGGTACTTCTTCAAACCCGTATTTCTGCCCAG GAACCTGCGTCGTTTCCGTCGCTGGCAGGTGCAGCAGGTGGAGGCGATGCGCTGCAGGAGAGAGTGGCACCGCCAGCTGGGCGTGGAGAACGCCGGGAGCCTGGACTGTCGCTTTAAACTCAACACCCACAAGATGGTGTTTGTCATGAACTCCGAGGACTACATGTACCGCAGAGGGGCGCTGGTCAAGGCCAGAAAG TCGCAGCACAGAGTGGCGGTGAACCAGCACGAACGCTTCGACAAGTGGCACCAGGGCTGGCTGGCCAATCACGTGACGGCCTCGGCTGAACGCTCGGTGCAGAATTGGCTAATGGGcgaagaggaagaggacatgATCCCCTGCAAGACCACCTGCCTGTCGACTGAGGTGAAAGGGCAGACGGTCAACAGATACCAAGTTCATTACAGCGGTAGCAAAGCGCCCGCCTCTCCGTAG